One region of Balaenoptera ricei isolate mBalRic1 chromosome 5, mBalRic1.hap2, whole genome shotgun sequence genomic DNA includes:
- the LOC132366382 gene encoding LOW QUALITY PROTEIN: UTP--glucose-1-phosphate uridylyltransferase-like (The sequence of the model RefSeq protein was modified relative to this genomic sequence to represent the inferred CDS: inserted 1 base in 1 codon) yields the protein DTENMDEDTKKILQKYNHCHVKIYTFNQSRYLRINKESLLPKANNVSFSGENTEAWYPPSHGDIYASFYNSGFLDTFIGEGKEYIFVXNIDNLGAKVDLYILNHLTKPPNGKPCEFVMEVTNKTRADVKGGTFTQYEGKLRLVEIAQVPKAHVNEFKSVSKFKICNTNNLWISLAAVKRLQEQNAIDMEIIVNPKTLDGGLNVIQLETAVEAAIKSFENSLGINVPRSRFLPVKTTSDLLLVMSKLYGLNAGSLTMSEKWEFPTVPLVKLGSPFMKVQDYLRRFESIPDMLELDNLTVSGDVTFGKNVSLKGTVIIIANHGDRIDIPPGAVLENKIVSGNLRILDQ from the exons gatacagaaaacatggatgaagatacaaaaaaaatactacagaagTATAATCACTGTCATGTGAAAATCTACACTTTTAATCAAAGCAGGTACCTAAGGATTAATAAAGAATCTTTACTACCTAAAGCAAACAATGTATCGTTCTCAGGGGAAAATACAGAAGCCTGGTACCCTCCGAGTCATGGAGATATTTACGCCAGTTTCTACAACTCTGGTTTCCTCGATACCTTTATAGGAGAAGGCAAAGAGTATATTTTTG TCAACATAGATAATCTGGGTGCCAAAGTGGATCTTTATATTCTTAATCATCTAACAAAACCACCCAATGGAAAACCTTGTGAATTTGTCATGGAAGTCACAAATAAAACACGTGCAGATGTAAAGGGTGGGACATTCACTCAGTATGAAGGCAAATTGAGACTGGTGGAAATTGCTCAAGTGCCAAAAGCACATGTTAATGAGTTCAAATCtgtatcaaaattcaaaatatgtaatACAAACAACCTATGGATCTCTCTGGCAGCAGTTAAAAGACTGCAGGAGCAGAATGCTATTGACATGGAAATCATTGTAAATCCAAAGACTTTGGATGGAGGCCTGAATGTCATTCAGTTGGAAACTGCAGTAGAGGCTGCCATTAAAAGTTTTGAGAACTCTCTAGGTATTAATGTTCCTAGGAGCCGTTTTCTGCCTGTCAAAACCACATCAGATCTCTTGCTTGTGATGTCAAAACTTTATGGCCTTAATGCAGGATCTCTGACAATGAGTGAAAAGTGGGAATTTCCTACAGTGCCCTTGGTTAAATTAGGCAGTCCTTTTATGAAGGTTCAGGATTATCTAAGGAGATTTGAAAGTATACCAGATATGCTTGAATTGGATAACCTCACAGTTTCAGGAGATGTAACATTTGGCAAGAATGTTTCATTAAAGGGAACGGTTATCATTATCGCAAATCATGGTGACCGAATTGACATCCCACCTGGAGCAGTATTAGAGAACAAGATTGTATCTGGGAACCTTCGTATCTTGGAccaatga